A stretch of Gorilla gorilla gorilla isolate KB3781 chromosome 9, NHGRI_mGorGor1-v2.1_pri, whole genome shotgun sequence DNA encodes these proteins:
- the LOC115936189 gene encoding olfactory receptor 9G1 produces the protein MQRSNHTVTEFILLGFTTDPGMQLGLFVVFLGVYSLTVVGNITLILLICNDSRLHTPMYFFIGNLSFLHLWYSSVYTPKILVTCISEDKSISFAGCLCQFFFSAGLAYSECYLLAAMAYDRYVAISKPLLYARAMSIKLCALLVAVSYCGGFINSSIITKKTFSFNFCHENIVDDFFCDLLPLVELACGEKGGYNILMYFLLASNVICPAVLILASYLFIITSVLRISSSKGHLKAFSTCSSHLTSVTLYYGSILYIYAFPRSSYSFDTDKIVSTFYTVVFPMLNPMIYSLRNKDVKEALKKLLP, from the coding sequence ATGCAGAGGAGCAATCACACAGTGACTGAGTTCATCCTACTGGGCTTCACCACAGACCCAGGGATGCAGCTGGGCCTCTTTGTGGTGTTCCTGGGCGTGTACTCTCTCACTGTGGTAGGAAATATCACCCTCATCCTGTTGATCTGTAATGACTCCCGCCTCCACACACCCATGTATTTTTTCATTGGAAATCTGTCGTTTCTGCATCTCTGGTATTCTTCTGTCTACACCCCAAAGATCCTAGTGACCTGCATCTCTGAAGACAAAAGCATCTCCTTTGCTGGCTGCCTGTGTCAGTTCTTCTTCTCTGCAGGGCTGGCCTATAGTGAGTGCTACCTGCTGGCTGCCATGGCTTATGACCGCTACGTGGCCATCTCCAAGCCCCTGCTTTATGCTCGGGCCATGTCCATAAAGCTGTGTGCATTGCTGGTAGCAGTCTCATATTGTGGTGGCTTTATTAACTCTTCAATAATCACCAAGAAAACGTTTTCCTTTAACTTCTGCCATGAAAACATCGTTGATGACTTTTTCTGTGATTTACTTCCCTTGGTGGAGCTGGCCTGTGGCGAGAAGGGCGGCTATAATATTCTGATGTACTTCCTGCTGGCCTCCAATGTCATCTGCCCTGCGGTGCTCATTCTGGCTTCCTACCTCTTTATCATCACCAGCGTCTTGAGGATCTCCTCCTCCAAGGGCCACCTCAAAGCCTTCTCCACATGCTCCTCCCACCTGACCTCTGTCACTTTATACTATGGCTCCATTCTCTATATCTACGCTTTCCCCAGATCTAGCTATTCTTTTGATACGGACAAAATAGTTTCTACATTTTACACTGTGGTATTCCCCATGTTGAATCCCATGATCTACAGCCTAAGGAATAAGGATGTGAAAGAGGCTCTGAAAAAACTCCTCCCGTAA